In Bacillus sp. DX3.1, the following proteins share a genomic window:
- the narJ gene encoding nitrate reductase molybdenum cofactor assembly chaperone has product MTNEASTILVVMSRVFDYPDNTFYDKYSTIEEYVKNQISTSKVRKEVLERLKPLFTIPFKDLQELYVETFDYTEKTSLYLTAHELGDSRKRGAALIKLQKMICEAGYENVGKELADYIPMLLELLAVAPEDENLIRLKNRLSYAIHRIINNLPSSNPYHKVMELLMMFVFEAPKLEEITLLENQREEADLEPLPYPMIYQ; this is encoded by the coding sequence ATGACGAATGAAGCATCAACTATTTTAGTTGTAATGTCTAGAGTTTTTGACTATCCAGATAATACCTTTTATGATAAATATTCAACTATCGAAGAATACGTAAAAAATCAGATTTCAACGTCGAAAGTACGAAAGGAAGTTCTCGAGAGGTTAAAACCTCTTTTTACAATACCGTTTAAAGACCTTCAAGAACTTTATGTTGAAACGTTTGATTATACAGAAAAAACGAGTCTCTATTTAACGGCTCATGAATTAGGAGACAGCCGTAAGCGTGGTGCTGCACTAATTAAATTACAGAAGATGATCTGTGAAGCTGGATACGAAAATGTTGGTAAGGAATTGGCTGATTATATTCCGATGCTATTAGAGCTTTTGGCAGTGGCACCAGAGGATGAAAACCTTATTCGGCTTAAGAATCGATTATCTTACGCAATACATCGAATCATAAACAATCTTCCTAGCAGCAATCCATATCATAAAGTGATGGAGCTTTTGATGATGTTTGTCTTCGAAGCACCAAAATTAGAGGAAATTACTTTGTTAGAAAATCAGCGCGAGGAAGCTGATTTAGAGCCATTACCGTATCCTATGATATATCAATAA
- the narH gene encoding nitrate reductase subunit beta, giving the protein MKIKAQVAMVMHLDKCIGCHTCSVTCKNTWTNRPGMEYVWYNNVETRPGPGYPKEWENTDRYKGGWILKNGKLHLKAGGPISKLANIFYNPNMAGITDFYEPWTYDFEHLHQSPKKENLPVARPKSMITGKYIDKPEWGPNWDDDLAGGSEVVPMDPNVQKLQEHISMEYEKTFMMYLPRICEHCLNPSCVASCPTGALYKREEDGIVLVDQDSCRGWRFCMNGCPYHKVYYNWNTHKAEKCNFCYPRTEAGLPTVCSETCVGRIRYIGVVLYDADRVKEAASVENPKDLHESQLSVFLDPFDPEVIEKAKEAGINQSWIESAQQSPVYKMAMKWKIALPLHPEYRTLPMVWYVPPLSPIMNHITNESELSADGYIPAVDQMRIPMEYLASLLTADDTDVIRRVLLKMSAMRVHMRSQTVGGIDAMKKSKLLEEAGTTVEELEDMARLLAVSKYNERFVIPTARREMDEDLHYKQGACSIESLAPPEGMTTYPFERSENQ; this is encoded by the coding sequence TTGAAAATTAAAGCACAAGTTGCTATGGTTATGCACCTTGATAAATGTATTGGCTGTCATACTTGTTCTGTAACGTGTAAAAATACATGGACAAATCGACCAGGTATGGAATACGTATGGTATAACAATGTCGAAACACGTCCAGGACCTGGTTACCCAAAAGAGTGGGAAAATACGGATCGTTACAAAGGTGGTTGGATATTAAAAAATGGAAAGCTGCATTTAAAAGCAGGGGGACCTATTTCAAAATTGGCTAACATTTTTTACAATCCAAATATGGCCGGAATTACTGATTTTTATGAACCATGGACATACGATTTTGAGCATCTTCATCAAAGTCCAAAGAAAGAGAATTTGCCTGTTGCACGTCCTAAATCAATGATCACTGGTAAGTATATTGATAAACCAGAATGGGGGCCAAATTGGGATGATGATCTTGCAGGTGGTAGCGAAGTTGTCCCAATGGATCCAAATGTCCAAAAGCTTCAGGAACATATTTCGATGGAATATGAGAAAACATTTATGATGTATTTGCCAAGGATTTGTGAACATTGTCTCAATCCATCTTGTGTGGCATCCTGTCCCACAGGAGCTTTGTATAAAAGAGAGGAAGACGGCATTGTTCTCGTTGACCAAGATTCATGTCGTGGCTGGCGTTTTTGTATGAATGGATGTCCTTACCATAAGGTATATTATAATTGGAATACACATAAAGCAGAAAAATGTAATTTTTGTTATCCAAGAACTGAAGCAGGGCTACCCACAGTTTGTTCTGAAACATGCGTCGGCCGTATTCGCTATATCGGCGTTGTTTTATATGATGCAGACAGGGTGAAGGAAGCTGCGTCTGTTGAAAATCCAAAAGACCTACATGAATCACAACTCTCAGTATTTTTAGACCCATTTGATCCTGAAGTTATTGAAAAAGCAAAAGAAGCAGGTATCAATCAAAGCTGGATTGAAAGTGCACAGCAGTCTCCAGTATATAAAATGGCAATGAAGTGGAAAATTGCTTTGCCACTTCATCCAGAATATCGGACTTTACCGATGGTATGGTACGTGCCGCCTCTTAGCCCGATTATGAATCATATCACAAATGAGAGTGAGCTCAGTGCAGATGGATATATTCCAGCAGTTGATCAAATGAGAATTCCAATGGAGTATTTAGCTTCGTTGTTGACAGCAGATGATACCGATGTAATCCGCAGAGTATTATTAAAAATGTCAGCTATGCGTGTTCATATGCGTTCACAAACAGTGGGTGGTATTGATGCGATGAAAAAAAGTAAGTTGTTAGAAGAAGCTGGTACTACAGTAGAGGAACTAGAAGATATGGCTAGATTACTTGCGGTTTCAAAATATAATGAACGTTTTGTCATTCCAACAGCAAGGCGCGAAATGGATGAGGATTTACATTATAAGCAAGGGGCATGTAGTATCGAAAGTTTAGCACCACCAGAAGGAATGACAACTTATCCATTTGAAAGAAGTGAAAATCAATGA
- a CDS encoding nitrate reductase subunit alpha, protein MEKKQNKFLQALKHLKRGERINDGWTEESPRPREGEDVYRRRWQHDKVVRSTHGVNCTGSCSWKIHVKDGIIAWETQQTDYPSTGDDFPDYEPRGCPRGASFSWYTYSPTRVKYPYVRGDLYALWKNELEQTGNPVQAWENIVSNPKKREQYVKARGKGGFVRGTWKDLCEMIAASTIYTIKKYGPDRIVGFSPIPAMSMVSYAGGTRFLSLIGGTILSFYDWYADLPPASPQVWGDQTDVPESGDWYNSKYFIIWGTNIPQTRTPDAHFMVESRYNGTKVVGVSPDYAEYDKFADIWLPAKAGTDGALAMAMTHVILKEFYVDKETPYFIDYAKQYTDLPYLIILNKKNGSYRSDRFLRASDFSNQYELGEWKTVVWDENTNNFSIPNGSQGSRWDKGNKWNLDLKNEDGIEINPKLSFLNEADEIAMVEFPHFAEKEGGTVERGVPAKHIKDQYGNELTITTVYDLMLAHTGISRGLNGDYPSDYNDSNKPYTPAWQESITGVNKSHVIQVAREFADNAARTKGKSMIAMGGGTNHWFHSDQIYRAILNLVLLTGSQGVNGGGWAHYVGQEKVRPLEGFSQIAFANDWVKSPRFMNGTSFFYFVTEQFRYEYEKNEEETEWGSKYTNKHPADFNALSARLGWLPSFPQFSQNSLDVMKDARARNSDDNELIKDVAKQLTDGTLDWAIENPNDPRNFPRVFFNWRSNLLGDSGKGHEYFVKHLIGSDDSVLSDIEQSWQPEDVNITEKPPEGKTDLFVSMDFRMTSSGLFSDIILPAATWYEKYDISSTDLHPFVHPFNAAISPPWDTKSDWDCFREIAKCFSELAKEHLPAHEDLVMSPLAHDTINEIAQPFGKVKDWRKGEVDGIPGKTMPNFNIIKRDYPNVFDMWTTVGPNIKNGYGTKGVRIPGEKVYKELLDRLGISKREGIGKGQPDLHSDKQAINAILLMSGATNGKRAVEGWKSMEEKTGKSLEHISAGREEEDYTLDALTIQPRQAISTPVWSGLENDNRRYSPFTVNKEFHIPWHTLTGRQSFYLDHEVMLDFGEGLPLYLPPITKGPFIKGEKEVENTEKSLVLRYLTPHQKWGIHTMFTDTTNMAQLFRGWQTVWLNEKDAASVGIKDNDWIEVYNRNGVVVARAVLTYRMPQGAAYMYHAQDRTMGVPGSTINKKRGGTHNSVTRIYPKATHMIGGYSQLSYGFNYYGPTGSQRDTMTIIRPLKEVDWLEN, encoded by the coding sequence ATGGAAAAGAAGCAAAATAAATTTCTACAAGCTCTTAAACATTTAAAGCGTGGTGAGCGTATCAATGACGGGTGGACAGAAGAAAGCCCTCGTCCACGTGAGGGGGAAGATGTATACCGTAGACGATGGCAGCATGATAAAGTAGTGCGCTCAACACATGGTGTGAACTGTACGGGATCTTGCAGTTGGAAAATTCATGTGAAAGACGGGATTATCGCATGGGAAACTCAGCAAACTGATTATCCGTCAACGGGTGATGATTTTCCTGATTATGAACCGAGAGGGTGTCCTCGTGGTGCGAGTTTTTCATGGTATACATATAGCCCAACTCGTGTGAAATATCCTTATGTACGTGGAGATCTTTACGCATTATGGAAAAATGAATTAGAGCAGACGGGTAATCCAGTTCAAGCTTGGGAAAATATTGTCTCCAATCCTAAAAAGCGTGAACAATATGTTAAAGCACGAGGCAAAGGTGGATTTGTCCGTGGAACTTGGAAAGATCTTTGTGAAATGATCGCCGCTTCTACTATTTATACGATCAAAAAATATGGTCCAGATCGAATTGTTGGTTTTAGTCCAATACCAGCTATGTCAATGGTTAGCTATGCTGGTGGTACAAGATTTCTTTCATTAATCGGAGGTACAATCCTCAGTTTCTATGATTGGTATGCTGATTTACCTCCCGCTTCCCCGCAGGTATGGGGAGATCAAACTGATGTCCCTGAAAGCGGTGATTGGTATAACTCCAAGTATTTCATTATATGGGGAACGAATATTCCACAAACGAGAACACCAGATGCACACTTTATGGTTGAATCAAGATACAACGGAACGAAAGTAGTGGGTGTTAGTCCTGATTATGCAGAATATGATAAGTTTGCTGATATATGGCTACCAGCAAAGGCAGGAACTGATGGTGCGCTTGCAATGGCGATGACACACGTCATTTTAAAAGAATTTTATGTTGATAAAGAGACACCTTATTTTATAGATTATGCAAAGCAATATACTGATTTACCTTATTTAATCATATTGAATAAAAAGAATGGTAGTTATCGTTCAGATCGTTTCTTGAGGGCGTCTGATTTTTCTAATCAATATGAACTAGGTGAGTGGAAAACAGTTGTGTGGGATGAGAATACGAATAATTTCTCTATTCCGAATGGGAGCCAAGGCTCACGTTGGGATAAAGGTAACAAATGGAATCTTGATTTAAAGAATGAAGATGGAATTGAAATTAATCCGAAACTAAGTTTTCTTAACGAAGCTGATGAAATTGCTATGGTAGAATTCCCTCATTTTGCAGAAAAAGAGGGTGGAACTGTTGAACGCGGTGTTCCAGCTAAACATATTAAGGATCAATATGGTAACGAATTAACAATTACGACTGTTTATGATTTGATGCTAGCTCATACTGGTATCAGTAGAGGACTAAATGGAGATTATCCTTCAGATTATAATGATTCAAATAAACCTTACACACCGGCTTGGCAGGAAAGCATAACTGGTGTGAATAAATCTCATGTTATCCAAGTTGCCAGAGAATTTGCTGATAATGCTGCCCGTACGAAAGGGAAATCAATGATTGCTATGGGTGGTGGCACGAACCATTGGTTTCATAGTGATCAAATTTATCGTGCAATTCTAAATCTCGTTTTATTAACCGGTTCTCAGGGTGTAAATGGTGGCGGTTGGGCTCATTATGTTGGACAAGAAAAAGTGCGCCCTTTGGAAGGATTCTCTCAAATTGCATTTGCGAATGATTGGGTAAAATCTCCACGTTTCATGAATGGTACGTCGTTCTTTTATTTTGTTACGGAACAATTTCGCTATGAATATGAGAAAAACGAGGAAGAAACAGAGTGGGGAAGTAAATACACGAATAAACACCCAGCTGACTTTAATGCACTATCTGCACGTTTAGGTTGGTTACCAAGCTTTCCGCAGTTTTCACAAAACTCATTAGATGTTATGAAAGACGCTCGTGCACGTAATAGTGATGACAACGAACTTATAAAAGATGTAGCTAAACAGCTTACAGATGGAACCCTAGATTGGGCCATTGAAAATCCAAATGATCCACGAAATTTTCCACGAGTCTTTTTTAACTGGCGTTCGAACCTCTTAGGCGACAGTGGAAAAGGTCATGAGTACTTTGTGAAGCACTTAATCGGTTCAGATGACTCGGTGCTTTCAGATATAGAACAGTCATGGCAACCTGAGGATGTCAATATTACTGAAAAACCACCTGAAGGCAAAACAGACTTATTTGTTAGTATGGATTTTCGTATGACTAGTTCCGGTCTTTTCTCAGATATTATCCTACCTGCAGCGACCTGGTATGAAAAGTACGATATTAGTAGTACTGATTTACATCCATTTGTTCACCCATTCAATGCAGCTATTTCACCCCCGTGGGATACAAAAAGTGATTGGGACTGCTTCCGAGAAATTGCCAAATGTTTTTCTGAACTTGCTAAAGAGCACCTGCCTGCACATGAAGACTTAGTTATGTCACCTCTCGCACATGATACGATTAATGAAATTGCACAACCTTTTGGAAAAGTCAAAGATTGGCGAAAAGGTGAAGTGGATGGAATTCCGGGTAAAACGATGCCAAACTTCAATATCATAAAACGAGATTATCCGAATGTATTTGATATGTGGACAACTGTTGGACCGAATATCAAAAACGGCTATGGAACGAAGGGTGTTCGAATACCAGGGGAAAAAGTCTACAAAGAATTACTTGACCGTCTGGGAATATCGAAGCGTGAGGGAATTGGAAAAGGTCAGCCAGATTTACATTCAGATAAACAAGCAATAAATGCGATTCTTCTTATGTCCGGCGCAACAAATGGTAAACGTGCTGTTGAGGGATGGAAATCAATGGAGGAAAAGACAGGAAAATCACTAGAACATATTTCTGCAGGACGTGAAGAAGAGGATTATACGTTGGACGCCTTAACGATTCAACCACGTCAGGCAATATCTACACCGGTTTGGAGTGGTCTGGAGAATGATAATCGCCGTTACTCTCCGTTTACGGTAAATAAGGAGTTTCATATACCGTGGCATACATTGACAGGTAGACAAAGCTTTTATCTTGATCATGAGGTAATGTTAGATTTCGGCGAAGGACTTCCTTTATATCTACCACCGATTACAAAGGGTCCTTTTATTAAAGGTGAAAAAGAAGTAGAAAATACCGAGAAATCACTAGTCCTTCGCTATTTGACACCTCATCAAAAATGGGGAATTCATACGATGTTTACGGATACGACTAACATGGCACAATTATTCCGAGGCTGGCAGACTGTATGGCTTAACGAAAAGGATGCAGCATCAGTTGGTATTAAGGATAATGATTGGATTGAAGTGTACAACCGTAATGGCGTTGTTGTGGCTAGAGCTGTTCTAACATACCGTATGCCTCAAGGTGCAGCTTATATGTATCATGCACAGGACCGAACGATGGGAGTACCAGGAAGTACGATTAATAAAAAACGTGGGGGAACACATAACAGTGTAACGAGAATTTATCCAAAAGCGACACACATGATTGGAGGGTATTCACAACTAAGTTATGGATTTAATTACTACGGACCAACTGGAAGTCAGAGGGACACGATGACGATTATCCGACCATTGAAGGAGGTCGATTGGCTTGAAAATTAA